A stretch of the Aphis gossypii isolate Hap1 chromosome 2, ASM2018417v2, whole genome shotgun sequence genome encodes the following:
- the LOC114128697 gene encoding staphylococcal nuclease domain-containing protein 1-like: protein MTNQPPGAASPAKEPVRVFEGVVKQVNSGDSITIREEVYNGYPKEKQITLNNIIAPKLGRRAANNDPTSKGTDDEPFAWEAREFLRKKLVGKKVFFKTAGQVSGGGKTTRYYGDIFYPTLENNIVNELIENGLVSVKGMKSNNPTADVQALLDLQNKAKAAKAGKWDPNAKNNAKKNNSIDDVEAFLKKNSKKRIKAVVESVIDGSTIKLLLLPEGNMITLYLSGIKCPPESVEFGDEAKFFVEIRLLQKDVEVTLEGVLSNNKTPSFFGTIHHPAGEIAVELVKQGFATCQNRSMKYLEGSADKLRAAERQAKEKKLRKWQSYTHTGPEIAEKEIVGTVIEIVREEALLLKTNNNEKPKKIFLSNIKPARLGIEAPRGEPLGDDQPPAPRAPRTLAKHFYEIPWAYEAREFLRTRCIGKKVNASVDYIQPKSDKFEEKICATVTINGINLAEELVKEGLATVMNNPRDDQMSQCFDDLKKAEEIAKQSHKGLYSKSSPPKQRITDCSSAAESARAKALLPSLQRFPRFEALVEYVASGSRMRLYVRREYSLITFLLAGITCPSGERPNQGQGDAPSAAEAYHQEALAFTKEKIMHREVEITVESCNKGGSMIGWLFIGNTNLSLALVKEGLAKVHRSAERSEYFKLLQQAEKEAKDKKINLWKNYVEEPEEANNNTSKPVHEEVVKERKTNYVEVLVSEISPELHVYVQPVSEGPKLESLTDNLRKHFDSNPPTAGSYSPKRGEICAAKFKEDQQWYRAKVEKVAGPSIHVLYIDYGNRDIVTADECANLPPTFKNDRPYAKEYGFALVKLPKLPEYQEDSIAVVRDEFINKTININEEYTYDNLTHITVKDADKKEDLVKKLVEEGFLLVERRRERYLQKLLTEYIEAQEKAKKDRLHMWEYGDITEDDAKEFGYAK, encoded by the exons GTAAATTCTGGTGACTCCATCACTATCCGAGAGGAAGTGTATAATGGTTAtccaaaagaaaaacaaattacattgAACAACATCATTGCTCCCAAATTGGGACGTCGCGC agCAAATAATGATCCAACATCCAAAGGTACTGATGATGAACCGTTTGCGTGGGAAGCTCGTGAGTTTCTTCGTAAAAAACTAGTTGGAAagaaagtatttttcaaaaccgCAGGTCAAGTATCTGGAGGTGGAAAAACTACTAGATATTATGGTGACATCTTTTACCCAACATTGG AGAATAACATTGTTAACGAGCTTATTGAAAATGGACTAGTATCCGTTAAAGGTATGAAGTCTAATAATCCAACTGCAGATGTACAAGCTCTACTTGATCTTCAGAACAAGGCTAAAGCTGCCAAAGCTGGAAAATGGGATCCTAATGCTAAG AATAatgcaaagaaaaataattctattgatGATGTTGaagcatttttaaagaaaaattctaaaaaacgTATTAAGGCTGTTGTTGAATCTGTTATTGACGGATCCACCATCAAACTATTGTTGTTGCCTGAAGGAAATATGATCACTCTGTACCTTTCCGGAATCAAG tgtCCTCCAGAAAGTGTAGAATTCGGAGATGAAGCTAAGTTCTTTGTTGAAATTCGTTTACTACAAAAAGATGTTGAAGTTACTTTGGAAGGAGTGCTTTCTAATAACAAAACTCCATCTTTCTTTGGAACGATCCATCATccg GCTGGTGAAATTGCTGTTGAATTGGTTAAACAAGGATTTGCTACTTGTCAAAACCGTAGTATGAAATACTTAGAAGGAAGTGCTGATAAACTAAGAGCAGCCGAGAGACAAGCCAAAGAGAAGAAATTAAGGAAATGGCAATCATACACACATACTGGACCagag ATTGCTGAAAAAGAAATAGTTGGAACTGTTATTGAAATTGTTAGAGAAGAAgctttattacttaaaactaACAACAATGAAAAGCCCAAgaaaatattcttatctaATATCAAACCTGCCAGACTAGGAATTGAAGCACCAAGAGG CGAACCTTTGGGTGATGACCAACCACCTGCTCCACGAGCACCACGAACTTTGgctaaacatttttacgaaataccaTGGGCTTATGAAGCACGTGAGTTCTTAAGGACACGTTGTATTGGAAAGAAAGTAAATGCATCTGTAGATTACATACAACCCAAATCAGATAAATTTGAAGAGAAAATCTGTGCTACTGTTACAATTAATGGAAT AAATTTAGCTGAAGAATTAGTGAAAGAAGGTTTGGCAACTGTTATGAATAACCCACGAGACGATCAAATGTCTCAATGCTTTGATGACTTGAAGAAGGCAGAAGAAATTGCCAAACAATCTCACAAAGGGCTTTACTCAAAATCATCTCCCCCTAAACAGCGTATCACTGATTGTTCTAGTGCTGCg gAATCTGCTCGTGCCAAGGCTCTTTTGCCTAGTTTGCAACGTTTTCCAAGGTTTGAAGCTTTGGTTGAGTATGTTGCCAGTGGTTCTAGAATGCGTCTTTACGTTCGAAGAGAATACTCGCTTATTACCTTCCTTTTGGCTG gTATTACATGTCCGAGTGGTGAACGACCAAACCAAGGTCAAGGTGATGCACCCTCAGCAGCTGAAGCATACCATCAAGAAGCATTAGCatttacaaaagaaaaaataatgcacCGTGAAGTAGAAATTACTGTAGAATCCTGTAATAAGGGTGGAAGCATGATTGGTTGGCTGTTTATTGGTAATACCAATCTTTCTTTGGCACTTGTCAAGGAAGGACTGGCCAAAGTACATAGATCAGCTGAACGTTCAGAATACTTTAAACTTTTGCAACAAGCTGAGAAAGAAGCCAAGGACaagaaaattaat TTATGGAAGAATTATGTTGAGGAACCAGAAGAGGCAAACAATAACACCAGCAAACCTGTTCATGAAGAAGTAGTAAAGGAAAGAAAAACCAATTATGTTGAAGTGCTTGTATCAGAAATCAGTCCTGAGTTGCACGTCTATGTACAACCTGTATCTGAAGGACCCAAGTTAGAAAGTCTTACCGATAACTTgagaaaacattttgattcTAATCCTCCTACTGCTGGTTCATACAGTCCCAAAcgag gaGAAATCTGTGCAGCTAAGTTTAAAGAAGATCAACAGTGGTACCGTGCTAAAGTTGAAAAGGTTGCTGGCCCAAGTATACATGTTTTGTATATTGATTATGGTAACAGAGACATAGTAACTGCTGATGAGTGTGCTAATTTGCCACCGACCTTTAAAAATGATCGACCGTACGCCAAAGAATATGGATTTGCACTTGTTAAGCTACCAAAATTGCCTGAATATCAAGAAGATTCCATTGCTGTTGTACGTGATGAGTTCATTAACAAAACAATCAACATAAATGAAGAGTACACTTACGATAATCTTACACACATTACTGTGAAAGACGCCGACAAAAAAGAGGATCTTGTCAAAAAATTGGTTGAAGAAGGATTCTTGTTGGTTGAAAGACGTCGTGAAAGATATTTGCAAAAATTG TTGACAGAGTACATCGAGGCTCAAGAAAAGGCTAAGAAGGATCGGTTACATATGTGGGAGTATGGTGACATCACAGAAGATGACGCTAAAGAATTTGgttatgcaaaataa
- the LOC114128666 gene encoding ADP,ATP carrier protein 1-like: MAETKAPKDPYGFLKDFMAGGISAAVSKTAVAPIERVKLILQVQAASTQIAADKQYKGIMDCLVRIPKEQGFASFWRGNFANVIRYFPTQALNFAFKDVYKQLFMDGVDKKTQFWRYFAGNLASGGAAGATSLCFVYPLDYARTRLGADVGKGPAERQFKGLGDCIAKTVKSDGPIGLYRGFFVSVQGIIIYRAAYFGFFDTAKGMLPDPKNTPFLVSWGIAQFVTTFAGIMSYPFDTVRRRMMMQSGRAADQRMYKSTVDCWSKLYKNEGVSAFFKGAFSNVLRGTGGALVLVFYDELKNLM; the protein is encoded by the exons ATGGCCGAAACCAAAGCGCCGAAAGACCCGTACGGTTTCTTGAAGGATTTCATGGCCGGTGGTATCTCCGCTGCCGTGTCGAAGACCGCCGTTGCCCCGATCGAGCGCGTCAAGCTTATCCTGCAAGTGCAGGCCGCTTCCACGCAGATCGCCGCAGACAAACAGTACAAAG GAATTATGGACTGTTTAGTAAGAATCCCAAAAGAACAAGGTTTTGCCAGTTTCTGGAGAGGTAATTTCGCTAATGTCATCAGATACTTCCCAACACAAGCATTAAACTTTGCATTCAAGGATGTCTACAAACAATTGTTTATGGATGGTGTGGATAAAAAGACTCAATTCTGGCGATACTTTGCTGGTAACTTGGCTTCCGGTGGTGCTGCTGGAGCAACATCTTTGTGCTTTGTATATCCACTTGATTACGCTCGTACAAG attaggAGCTGACGTTGGTAAAGGACCAGCTGAAAGGCAATTCAAAGGTCTTGGTGATTGTATAGCTAAAACCGTCAAATCTGATGGCCCTATTGGTTTGTACCGTGGTTTCTTTGTCTCCGTCCAGGGTATCATCATCTACCGTGCTGCATACTTTGGATTCTTCGACACAGCTAAGGGAATGTTGCCAGATCCCAAGAATACTCCATTCTTAGTTTCATGGGGTATTGCCCAATTCGTAACCACATTCGCTGGTATTATGTCCTATCCATTCGACACAGTCAGACGTCGTATGATGATGCAGTCTGGACGTGCTGCTGACCAACGTATGTACAAGAGCACAGTGGACTGCTGGTCTAAACTTTATAAGAACGAAGGAGTTTCTGCCTTCTTCAAGGGTGCATTCTCCAACGTACTTAGAGGTACTGGTGGTGCCTTGGTGTTGGTCTTCTACGACGAACTCAAAAACCTTatgtaa